The following are encoded in a window of Impatiens glandulifera chromosome 5, dImpGla2.1, whole genome shotgun sequence genomic DNA:
- the LOC124938998 gene encoding uncharacterized mitochondrial protein AtMg00810-like, whose translation MEFKASMMREFDMTDLGCMSYLLGIEVLQKKEGIFICQRRYAEEVLKRFGMLESNLVSNPTTPGLKIHNDAERVPVDETYYKQIVGSLMYLTSTRLDLMYVTSLLSRVLRYLKGTMNLRIFYKKGERESTKKGKGNQPEELEAYTDSDYAGDSDNRKSTSGYAFLLSSGAVGSLEFEETTYCDTM comes from the exons ATGGAGTTTAAAGCATCAATGATGAGGGAATTCGACATGACAGATTTGGGATGTATGAGTTATTTATTAGGTATTGAAGTTTTACAAAAGAAAGAAGGAATATTTATCTGTCAAAGAAGGTATGCAGAAGAAGTTTTGAAAAGATTTGGGATGTTGGAGAGCAATTTAGTAAGCAATCCTACTACGCCAGGGTTGAAGATTCACAATGATGCAGAGAGAGTACCTGTGGATGAGACTTACTACAAACAAATAGTAGGAAGTCTTATGTACCTCACCTCCACGAGACTTGATCTAATGTATGTTACAAGTTTGCTAAGCAG GGTTCTTAGATACCTAAAAGGAACAATGAATCTGAGAATTTTCTACAAGAAAGGGGAAAGGGAGTCAACTAA AAAGGGGAAAGGGAATCAACCGGAGGAACTTGAAGCCTACACTGACAGCGATTATGCAGGTGACAGTGACAATCGGAAAAGTACTAGTGGATATGCATTTCTACTCAGTTCAGGAGCTGTAGGTAGCTTGGAGTTCGAAGAAACAACTTATTGTGACACTATGTGA
- the LOC124940255 gene encoding nuclear transcription factor Y subunit C-2-like: protein MDQSDPSQQQHAGAPANQMGDYGSSSQPYPSGPVQPQAGFANPQHQLAYQQAQQFHHQHQQQQQHQQLQAFWENQTQEIEQTVDFKNHSLPLARIKKIMKSDKDVRMISAEAPVIFAKACEMFIQELTLQSWQHTEENKRRTLQKNDISAAISNTDVFDFLVDVIPRDELKEEGFGVTKTTIPTVVDPTAAGSMPYYYVPSQQQPVGPPGVIMGKPVDQGPVYGGQPVAFMPWNPSHQHQADQQ, encoded by the coding sequence ATGGATCAATCGGACCCAAGTCAGCAACAGCATGCTGGAGCACCAGCAAATCAAATGGGGGATTacggttcttcttcccagccgtATCCATCTGGTCCAGTTCAACCTCAAGCCGGTTTCGCTAACCCGCAGCACCAGCTAGCATACCAGCAAGCTCAACAGTTCCATCACCAGCATCAGCAACAGCAACAGCATCAACAGCTTCAAGCTTTCTGGGAAAACCAAACGCAAGAGATCGAACAGACTGTGGATTTCAAGAACCACAGCCTCCCACTGGCGCGTATAAAGAAGATAATGAAGTCTGACAAGGATGTGAGAATGATCTCTGCTGAGGCTCCTGTTATATTCGCAAAGGCGTGCGAGATGTTCATACAGGAGCTGACTCTGCAGTCGTGGCAACACACTGAAGAGAACAAGAGAAGGACTCTGCAGAAGAACGATATCTCTGCTGCCATATCGAACACTGATGTTTTCGACTTTTTGGTTGATGTTATTCCTAGAGATGAACTGAAGGAGGAGGGATTTGGTGTGACTAAGACTACCATTCCTACGGTGGTGGACCCCACCGCAGCAGGCTCGATGCCTTACTACTATGTTCCGTCTCAGCAGCAGCCCGTTGGTCCTCCTGGGGTGATTATGGGGAAACCGGTTGATCAAGGTCCGGTGTATGGAGGTCAGCCTGTGGCCTTTATGCCATGGAATCCAAGTCACCAACATCAGGCTGACCAACAATAG